From Hoeflea sp. 108:
GTTGTTCGGCTGTTCGTCATCTCGCAGGCGATAGCCGACAAGACCGCGGCCGAGGCCTCCGTCGCTGCACGAATGGCGGAGATCACCGGCGATCGGAATTGGGCGGAGGGAGCCGACGCGATCAAGACGCTGGCGCTGGAGCACCTGATGTCCGCGCGCCGGTTTGGCTTTGAACAGTTCTTCGAGCCTCTCTACGGGGTCGAGCGCATCCGCACGAGCTTTCTGCAAGGGACAGGTGCAGGCATTGGACTTTTCACCCGCGAAATATTGCCGCTGGTCGCGGCCCTGCGCGCCGGAGATCGATTTGCCGTCGCAGCAGTCGTTCGGCACACATCGCCACTTCTCGAGCGTAAAGCGCTTGAGGCTGCCGGCGAGAAGCAGGTCGACATTCTCAGCAAGGTCAAGGCTGCCTGCGATGGCCTGCTGGCCTTGGTGAATAGGGGTCAGAAACCCACCGCGCGCTCGGTCTTGCGCTATGTCGCCGAAACCAATCTCTTCACGATCCCCGAGGTGCTGGTCCCGTTTTCCGCCGCCGATGCCGTCGGCTCGGAAGGCGAGATTGACGCAGCCGATGACGCTGGCGACCAGGAAGAGGAAGTCGATGTCAAAAGCGAGTTGGGCGGCTGGCGCTTGGCACTGGAGGCACCCTTCGACCAGATCGAGCGATATGATCGCTACGTTCGTGGCATCTCGCAGTTCGACACGCACCAGGGGGTAAAAGGGCTAGAATTTCCGAGGGTAATGGTTGTCGTTAGCGACGATGAAGCCCGTGGCTTCATGTTCGCCTATGACAAGCTCTTCGCGACGAAGACGAAGAGCAAGACGGATCTTGAGAATGAAGCGGCCGGGAAGGAGACGACCATCGATCGGACGCGGCGACTATTTTACGTGACGTGCAGCCGCGCCGAGCAAAGCCTCGCCGTCGTTTACTACACTGCTGATCCGACGCTGGCACGAGACGCGATGATACGGCAGGAGTGGTTCGAGCCAGGCGAGATAGAACTAATCGCCTAAAGGCAGCGGCGACTCTAGTGCTGGTTTTCCTTCCACTGCCGATGCTGCTCGCGCAATGCAGCCTCGATGGCGGCAAGCTGGGCGTTGTAATCCAGTCCGTTCGGGCTTTTGGCGGCGACCTCGCCGGAGGCGATAACGAGGCGCCACGCGCCGTACTCGTGAAAGGGGTTGAGTCCGATGACGTTACCGAGCGCGACGTCGCTTGGTTCCGGCGCACACAGCAGCTTGGCGAAGGCTGCGATCGCCGCGTTCATGTCCCAATCGGAGACGAACAGCACAAGCGCGCATAGGGCAAGCAATGCCGGTGGCGCACCTTTCCATCGATAGATTTCGGGCTGCCGCTTGCCGAAATCGACGCCGCCATTCGCGGCGACGAAGGTGCACAGTGAGATCGCGGCCTCGTAGTACGGCTGGAGCTTGGTGACGTCGAACACCTCGCGCCCATGATTTTTCTGGGCAAGTTCACTCGCTTGCCGCCACGTCGCGTCCTCGAACGGTAGCAATCCGCCCTTCACCAGTTCGAACAGGTGAAGGTGCTCTTCGGTGAACTGTTTTTTTGCGGCGGCTTTCCAGTCGAAGGCGGGCATCTCTGCTTGGGATGGGTGGAACTGCCAGCGCTGGTAGTAGGGATGGCGCTGAAGTGCATGGGCCCAAGAGATAGCCTCCAACGGCATTGATACCGTGAAGCGGGTGGCGGATTTAAGATCGAAGAACCACTGCCGCATGTCCCTGATACGACGCTGGTCAAATATGCATTGCTCGATACCCTTACATACCAGCAGCCGTATGGCTCTTGTTTCCGCGCTTTTTTCCGATCCGAAGTCGAGGAGGCTATCTTGGGTCGAACGAGTTTCGTCGTTCCCGTGGAATTCGCAGAATGGATGGTGGGCGTCGCCGCCATTCGGATCGACAAACCTGAAGTGTGCTTGTCGGAGAATCGCCTTAGACGCCCGCGACCTTGCGGAGCGAACAATGTGCGCACCGAATTTTCCGCACGATGAACACTGAATATCGGAGCGGATCGCATCGCCAGAAGCGCTGAGGAGTTCAGCTCCGTCGCGTGCTGACGTCGGCTGCTGGCCGGTCATCAAGATTGCCAGTTGATCAACATCAAGCTCGCGCGCGAACCTTACTGAGAACGCAGTTGCCGGCATTTTCTCCCACTCATCTTAAGCATTTTACGTCGGTGAACGACCGTCAGAGAAGACCCTTACCCTTGAGATCGGCGGCGAAGGTGGCGAGCGGCATGACCAATGTGAGCGGCCGACTCTGAAGCGGCTCAGCCCCGTAACTGGCGTACCATTGAGCCGCACGTTCGCCCTTGGCGTCGATAATCAGCAGCACGCCGCCGGCTTCGGACGCGATGCGCAGGCAACGAAGCGCCGCGGCTGCGAGAAGCTGACCGCCCAGGCCGAGGCCCGCGACTGTGACATCCGTTGCGATCCGGGCCAACTTAAAGCCCGAGACCTCGTGCTGAGCCAGCCCTTTCGTCATCGACGCCGGCACGTCCTCATGCGCCACGGCAGAGGGGGCGAGCGTGTAGAAGCCGAGGACACGGTTGGCCGTGGCAACGTCGATTGCGCAGAAGGTTTTTGAGGCGTTCTGTTCGTGGCTCTGACGCGCAAAGCGTCGAAGAAAATCGTTCATCGCGGGATCGCCGCAGTCGAAGGACTGGCGATCATGCGATTTCGCGATTGCTTCCTCTTTCCAGGCCGGAAGCCTCATAGGGTATCAGGCAACGCCGCTATCGCTGCCCGCAGCTTCACATTGGGCTTGGGGGGATTTTCCAAGAGTTCAAGCACACGCGAATGATCGCGCGCCGAGAGGCGAACGACCTCGGCCGCTTCGATGACAGCCTCGGCTTCGCGCAAGGCGGTCTGCGTCACGAAGTTAGTCAGATCGGTGTTGCGCAGTGCAGCGGCGCGCACGAGCTTGGCCTTGGTCTCCGGCGAAACCCGCAGGTTCATGCGCTTGTTGTCATCCACGGCTGCTTGGGGCATCTCCGTCATCCTTGAAGATCGTACTTGTTCAAGATGTACGCGATCAAGCCCGGCTTTTCAAGATCGTGTGTCTTCATGGCGTACGTTCCCGCCGCTTTACAGGGGGCGTTGCGGGGTCTCCCCGCAGAAGGGGTCGGCGAGACCTTGGCTCGGTCGCAGGGGAAGGCTTTCCCCTCATCAGACTATTCCCTTGAACGGCTCCCGAATCTCCTGAGTAGGATGGAAAATGGAACCGCGAGTCGGTATGATGTAGTTCTTGCGAAGACATTCGCTGTCTGTTCCTCGAACTGAAGCGACGACCGTCACCGGCGATAGATGACGAATTTTTTTTCGAGCCGATCAGCCGAAAAAAGCTAATGATTTCAAGAGCGATAGCTTTTTGACGGTGGCTGCGGCGGCATATGGCCCCTCAAGAAAATTTTTCCGCTTTGTTTTTCAAGTGGTT
This genomic window contains:
- a CDS encoding DUF1778 domain-containing protein, with the protein product MPQAAVDDNKRMNLRVSPETKAKLVRAAALRNTDLTNFVTQTALREAEAVIEAAEVVRLSARDHSRVLELLENPPKPNVKLRAAIAALPDTL
- a CDS encoding UvrD-helicase domain-containing protein, giving the protein MSAVDDHFDSEADETILACLNVEKPRSFFLYAGAGSGKTRSLVEAIRTVCKEQGRRLSLSGQKIGVITYTNAACDEIKQRLEFDPRVEVSTIHAFAWSLIAGYDGDIREWLSTRLLADIAELEVAQAKGRANSKAASDRARSIESKRRRRENLAGITRFVYSPTGDNRTRDSLSHAEVIAMTADFLSAKPGLRRLLVTRFPILLIDESQDTSRRLMDALLDVEARYRDAFCLGLFGDTMQRIYADGKERLAEAIPQVWARPRKRMNHRCPTRVITLINKIRRDEDGEEQQPRSDAEQGVVRLFVISQAIADKTAAEASVAARMAEITGDRNWAEGADAIKTLALEHLMSARRFGFEQFFEPLYGVERIRTSFLQGTGAGIGLFTREILPLVAALRAGDRFAVAAVVRHTSPLLERKALEAAGEKQVDILSKVKAACDGLLALVNRGQKPTARSVLRYVAETNLFTIPEVLVPFSAADAVGSEGEIDAADDAGDQEEEVDVKSELGGWRLALEAPFDQIERYDRYVRGISQFDTHQGVKGLEFPRVMVVVSDDEARGFMFAYDKLFATKTKSKTDLENEAAGKETTIDRTRRLFYVTCSRAEQSLAVVYYTADPTLARDAMIRQEWFEPGEIELIA